In the Candidatus Mycosynbacter amalyticus genome, one interval contains:
- a CDS encoding sugar phosphate nucleotidyltransferase, whose amino-acid sequence MNITKAIIPVAGWGTRRLPVTKAIEKCMLPVGNRPVVDYVVQDCIRAGITEIFFVVNQGDSQLEKYYSHNLALEQYLNYFGKQEYLKYVMPPEGIKFYYIDQDTNAKYGTAIPVGMCAQYLKPGESVVVATGDAFFYNPDGHSEVALMIASTAEGGNSMLTTEVPRESVSKYGVVEFDTNGNYYQIIEKPAVEQAPSTSINTSYFVLNYDVMQAISAYANVDITGEYYILEPINQYVLTGGSVQVVRAAGQYLDAGEPYSWLYANRVILGQ is encoded by the coding sequence ATGAACATCACCAAAGCTATCATTCCTGTTGCAGGATGGGGAACCCGTCGCCTGCCTGTCACCAAAGCCATCGAGAAGTGCATGCTGCCGGTTGGTAACCGTCCGGTTGTCGACTATGTAGTACAAGACTGTATTCGTGCAGGTATTACTGAAATCTTTTTTGTCGTCAATCAAGGTGACAGTCAGCTCGAGAAGTACTATTCACATAATCTTGCACTCGAGCAATATCTCAATTATTTTGGCAAACAAGAATACCTCAAATACGTTATGCCCCCGGAAGGGATTAAGTTTTATTATATTGACCAAGATACCAACGCCAAATACGGTACAGCTATCCCCGTGGGTATGTGTGCACAGTATCTCAAGCCTGGCGAGTCGGTGGTCGTAGCAACAGGCGACGCCTTCTTCTATAATCCGGACGGACACTCGGAGGTCGCACTTATGATCGCATCTACAGCCGAAGGCGGCAACTCTATGCTTACTACAGAAGTGCCGCGCGAAAGTGTCAGTAAGTACGGCGTGGTAGAATTTGACACCAATGGCAATTACTACCAGATTATCGAGAAACCGGCGGTAGAGCAGGCACCAAGTACCTCCATAAACACCAGTTACTTCGTGCTCAACTACGATGTCATGCAGGCGATTTCCGCATATGCAAATGTTGATATAACAGGGGAATACTATATTCTTGAACCGATCAATCAGTATGTACTTACAGGGGGATCTGTACAAGTTGTACGTGCTGCAGGCCAGTATCTCGATGCTGGTGAACCATATTCTTGGCTCTACGCCAACCGTGTCATTCTGGGTCAATAA